TACGTACTCGACTAATTTTTCCGCAGAAAACACGCAAGCAGGTATTTCGTACCTAAAGGATAAGCTTGGAAAGCAAATTGCCGTCCAAAAGATTACCATTGTCGATGACCCGTTCATAGAGGATGGCCTTGCCAGCAGAACCTTTGACAGTGAGGGTGTTGCAACAAAGAAACTTACATTAGTCGAATCGGGTGTTCTGAAATCCCTGCTTCACAATCAAAAAACAGCAAAAAAAGAGCAAACGGAAACCACAGGACACGCGTATAAAGATTCATATAAAAGTGTTGTCAAGGTAGGCCCATCGAATCTTTATCTCGAGCCCTCCACGACTCCATTTGAAGCAGTGCTTTCTTCTATGGACGAAGGTATTTTGATTACTAAACTACAAGGCTTGCATTCAGGAGCTAACACAGTTTCTGGTGACTTTTCACTTGCAGCAAATGGATTTTATGTAAAGGACGGAAAGGTCCAATACCCGGTTAACCAAATGACCATCGCGGGTAATTTTTATCAATTACTGCAAAATGTCGAAGAAATTGGAGCGGATTTAATATTCCCGCTTTCGCCTGTTGGTTCTCCATCAGTTTTAGTTAAATCTTTGGCGGTTACGGTTGAGTAATCGTGTTTTTTGGTGGGTGTCCCGTGTGGGCACCCGCTTTATTTGTGAAATCAAATTTTCTACCTAAAAAAAGCGGTTAGCACTTTTCGGAAAGCAAAATTCTCCATTTTATCAGCGGATTTTTGGTATGTATCAGCAAAATCACCTATTTATCAGCGAAAAACGAGATTTATCAGCGAATCGAGATATTTAAACGATCATCGCAATTAAAAAATTGAAAATTGGAGTCAGTCTTTTATTCGCGCTCTATCCGCGATAAATCTTAAATCAGGTTTAGGCATTTTCTTTTATAAATGATGACGAAAGAGAATTCCTAACGCGCTTAAACTAATGATGGTAACTTTTTTTATACTTATATCAACTCTATTTCCTTTCATATATTTTATTTTCCCTATTTCTATTTTCTTTTGGTTTCGAAAAAGAAACTTCGCGAAAGGATTAATCCCGTCACATACAGAAATAAAGCAAAATAGGCCGGCAGGATATGGATAAACGTTGTATATCCAATGATAAAATGAGTCACAATGCCAGAAACGAACGCCGGTATTCCCCCGATTAGTAACGTTTTCCAAATCCATTTTTCCCCTTGATGAAATCCCCATAGTGAAATCATGAGCACAAGCAATCCAACACTAATTAAAGCACTGCCAAACCCAGCTCGGTCATGCGCAATCAGAGAAATAAGCCGTCCATTAACATCATTTAATTGATCTGGTGTCATACAAATAAAATCGATGTCAGTCGGCACAAATACATTGGTTGCGCCAATAAAAGAAATCACCAAGCCGCCAATGATAAATGAGAAACCGAGAACGACAAAACAGAGTTGTCCCCATAAACTTTTTTTCCATGTTGGATGATTGGTTCGATTTTTCGATATCGGAGATCGATTTGAATAATTTGTTTTTCGCCGCCCGATCATAAAAAATGGCAAAAGGACGATCCAAAAAATAGCATGAAGCCAATCAAAATAACCATAAGCAATAAACAGCAAAATACCTAAAAAACCAACAGTTCCTCCTAGATGAATGGCCTTACGAGCCCAATGATATCCAAACATTACCGCGTGGCGTGCTAGTTGCATATATAAAACTCCACCTGAAATCATCGTTCCGGCCAGTGTCATCCGATCATGAGCCATGAAATAAAAGATCGTTGGATTGATGACGATTAGTTCTTCGCGAGTTAACCCTAAAAAAGCTTCATCATAAGGAAGAATTACGAAAGACAGGCTAAAGAATAAAGCAATCAATCCGCCAAGAGTAATTAGGAGACCAAATAGCCAATACCATATCCAGCCAGATCTCTTTTCTTGATGGATACATAATTGATCCTCGATCGCTTCATTAATTCTTTTCGGCAGACCTGGCCCTGAAAGGACGTAGCCATTCGTAAGCAAGATAAGCTCAACACCCTCTGAAATGAGTGTGAGCGCATCTTCTGGCTCCAATACTCCCCCTGAAATCATTAATGGTACATGGTCAAATCCATTTGATTTAAGACATTTTACTGTTTGAATCAATTCGGTTGTTTGCTTAACTGGAAAGGTCTGTTCTTTTTCAACACTTTCAGTTCTTTCCTCTAAAAAAATCCCATCAATACAACCAGACTCTTTTAGTTTTTGAATGAGAGGCATGTCATGGTAAACACTACATTGTTGAATAGAAAGGAAAATCGGCTTACTTTTCATTACGCGCTTCATTGCATAAAACTGTTCACTCTCGTACATTTTTTCTATGATAAAGGCTGCTCCATAAGGAGAAAATGACGGTAATATGCTGACTGTTTCCTCAAAGGACAGCTCTTGACCTAAACGAATAAATATCGGTTTATTAAGATGCCTTAATGCTTGCAGCCTCTGTAAAGCCTGCTCAATTCCCATCGATTCTAATGGATTGGGAAAGATAATTTCGTCTTTATTTTTTGAAAATCGGGCAGGATTTTCAGAATGATTCGGAGTTCTAGTTATGGGACCTATTTCAATAAACCCAAAACCTAAGTGAGAAAACGCCTTTGTCCCCGATAAGAACGGATCTATTTTCCCACTTAATCCAATAGGATTGGAGAATGTGAGACCAAATAAATTCTTTTTAAGTGCTGGCGATGGAGACATATGACCCAAAAACTCAATGAATGCAGTTCCACCCGGCAGAGATGAAACTATGTTCATCCCCCGATGAATAAACTCTCTTCCCAGTGCATTTGGCAGCCGTGATACCAAAGGTTTAAAAATTGTATGGTATGACCAATCAGGCATATAATCAACTCCGGTAATCAGATACAAACAATCTTTATTTCTATTATAACTAGAATGAGTTTTCAGTATAAAGACAAATTCTTGAATTTTCCGCCTACTCCACTTCATAAAGTCACATCTCATTCTGTGACGAATGATTACCCATTTAATGATAACAAAAAATTGAAGTGTTATAAGTTTGGATCAGTTAATTTTTTTAGCCTCCTCACTAACAAAAAAAACTTGTAAAAACACGCAAATTATTTGCGTGAACTTTTTTGCGGAAAATTTTAATATATCTAATTTCACTTGTATAAAAATGAATTATCTGTTATATTAGCAATCAATTAAATACTTTCTTACTTCAATACCTTTTGAAGTGAGGATAGAGGCGCAAAGACCATTAGTACACAATTTGAGGATAATGAGATCCGGTGATGATTGTGGAAAGGGGAATTTGCCGAAGCTTCATAGAATCTCATTGTCTTGAAGCTGGTTCTGCTGTTGAACAAGCACGGAACTGTCATATAGGGAACTATATGGAGGGCTATCTCACGCATAGGAACTGGTTTTTATAATGTTTCTACCGCAACAGCGAGCCCTCGTTGTTGCTTTTTTGCGTCAATTTATAATGGTCGCAGCCCCCTCTAATTAGAAAAATGATATAAAGGGTGAGTATAATGAATTTTGGCCAAGTTTTAACAGCTATGGTTACGCCATTTGATCAAAATGGTGAAATTGATTTTAACGCTACAAGAGATTTAGTAAATTATTTAATTGCGAATGGTTCTGATGGATTAGTCATTGCAGGTACAACCGGTGAATCCCCTACCTTAACAACCGAGGAAAAGGCAGCTTTATTTAAATTTGTTGTAAAAGTAGTGGATGGAAGAGTACCGGTCATCGCTGGAACAGGTTCTAATAACACGAGGGCTTCCATTAGTCTAACAACACTTGCGGAGGAAGCGGGTGTTGATGGGATCATGCTTGTTGTTCCATACTATAACAAACCATCTCAAGAAGGCTTATTTCAACACTTTAAAGCAATCGCAGATTCAACCGTCCTACCAGTCATGCTTTATAATATCCCTGGACGGAGCGTCATCAACATGTCAGTTGATACAATTGTTCGTCTCTCAAAGATTGACAATATCGTCGCGATAAAAGAAGCAAGCGGCAACTTAGATGCCATGGCAGAAATTATCAGCCTTACTGCAGATGATTTTACGTTGTATAGTGGCGATGATAGTTTAACATTACCAGTTTTAGTGATTGGTGGAGCGGGAGTAGTCTCTGTTGCTTCTCACATCATCGGGAATGAATTACAGGAAATGATAAATAACTTTAAAAATGGTCATCTAAAGGAGGCAGCTTCAGCACATCGACATCTGCTCCCGATTATGAAAGCCTTATTTGCTGCACCTAATCCAACACCGGTAAAAGCAGCATTAAACATGACCGGGATTAAAGTTGGCAGTGTCCGCTTACCATTGGTACCATTAAACAGTGAAGAAAAATTAGCACTACAACGGGTTCTTCCAACAAGCAAAATTGAAACATTAATTTAATGATTTTACAAAAGGCTGCCTTTCAATTTAGGCAGCCTTAATTATTGGTACAACTCGTGTCAAACTCCTATATCTTTCAATATCTATAAAAATGATAACAAAAAAACGCAAATAAGTTGCGGTTTCTCGCAACTTATTTACGTTTATTAATAGGTTTGTTATTCCAATAGCTAAAGCGAGTAATCTCCTTTGTTAAACTCCCTTGAATGCTTGTCGATAAATCTCAGCTAACTCGGTTACTAACGGAAGCTTTGGATTGGCAGTGGTACATTGGTCTTCGAAGGCACGGTCTGCTAAGAAGTCAATTTTGCCTTCGAACTCAGTTTTATCAATATTATTAGCTTCTAAGCTCATTGGGATTTCGAGTTCTTTAGCCAATTTAATGATGGCCTGAACAAGACTTTCTACACCTTCCTCAGTCGTTTTTGCAGGTAAACCTAGTGTTCTTGCAATTTCAGCATAACGTTTGTCTGCTTTAAAATGGTTATACTTTGGAAATGCTGTAAACTTAATCGGTTTTGTTGCATTATAGCGAACTACATGCGGCAAGAGAACAGCATTCGCGCGTCCATGGGCGATATGGAATTCAGCACCTAGTTTATGCGCAAGACTATGGTTAATTCCTAAAAAGGCGTTAGCAAAGGCCATACCGGCAATTGTTGAAGCATTATGAACCTTTTCACGTGCTTCTTCATCACTGCCATTTTTGTAAGCTCTTGGCAGGTACTCAAATACCAGCTGAATAGCTTTCATCGCAAGACCGTCAGTAAAGTCATTGGCCATACAGGACACGTATGCTTCAATTGCATGTGTCAATACATCCATTCCTGTATCGGCTGTAATATGTTTCGGAACCGTCATAACGAATTGAGGGTCAATAATTGCAACGTCTGGTGTCAATTCATAATCAGCAAGCGGATATTTAATATTTGCTTCTTTATCGGTAATAACAGAGAATGACGTTACCTCTGACCCCGTCCCTGATGTCGTCGGAATAGCCACGAATTGCGCCCTTTCTCCAAGATGAGGATATTTAACGATTCGTTTTCGAATATCAAGGAATTTTTGTTTTAAGCCAAAGAATTCTGTATCTGGATATTCATAGAACAACCACATACCTTTGGCAGCATCCATCGCAGAACCGCCTCCCAATGCAATAATGACATCCGGCTGGAATTTAGCCATCATTTCTGCACCTTTCATAACAGTTTCAATCGAAGGATCAGGTTCCACTTCTGAAAAAATTTCGCAGTGCACATAATCTGGACGCTTCCTTAAATAGTAAAGCACCTTATCCACATAGCCTAATTTCACCATTCCAGGGTCGGTGACAATAAATGCTTTCGAGATTTTCGGCATTTTAGCTAAATACTGGGTAGAATTCTTCTCAAAATAAATTTTAGACGGAACTTTAAACCATTGCATATTGACATTCCTCTTAGCCACTTTTTTAATATTAATTAAATGAATTGCTCCTACGTTAGTTGATACAGAGTTTCCGCCATACGAACCGCAGCCAAGTGTTAAAGAAGGAATATACGCATTATAAATATCACCAATGGCACCTTGTGAGGAAGGAGCATTCACGATGATTCTTCCGGCTTTCATCCTTAGGCCAAATTCTTTAATGACAGTTTGATCATTGGTATGAATCACTGCAGAATGCCCTAAACCACCAAACTCAAGC
The DNA window shown above is from Neobacillus sp. WH10 and carries:
- the dapA gene encoding 4-hydroxy-tetrahydrodipicolinate synthase; this translates as MNFGQVLTAMVTPFDQNGEIDFNATRDLVNYLIANGSDGLVIAGTTGESPTLTTEEKAALFKFVVKVVDGRVPVIAGTGSNNTRASISLTTLAEEAGVDGIMLVVPYYNKPSQEGLFQHFKAIADSTVLPVMLYNIPGRSVINMSVDTIVRLSKIDNIVAIKEASGNLDAMAEIISLTADDFTLYSGDDSLTLPVLVIGGAGVVSVASHIIGNELQEMINNFKNGHLKEAASAHRHLLPIMKALFAAPNPTPVKAALNMTGIKVGSVRLPLVPLNSEEKLALQRVLPTSKIETLI
- a CDS encoding dihydroorotate dehydrogenase — protein: MPDWSYHTIFKPLVSRLPNALGREFIHRGMNIVSSLPGGTAFIEFLGHMSPSPALKKNLFGLTFSNPIGLSGKIDPFLSGTKAFSHLGFGFIEIGPITRTPNHSENPARFSKNKDEIIFPNPLESMGIEQALQRLQALRHLNKPIFIRLGQELSFEETVSILPSFSPYGAAFIIEKMYESEQFYAMKRVMKSKPIFLSIQQCSVYHDMPLIQKLKESGCIDGIFLEERTESVEKEQTFPVKQTTELIQTVKCLKSNGFDHVPLMISGGVLEPEDALTLISEGVELILLTNGYVLSGPGLPKRINEAIEDQLCIHQEKRSGWIWYWLFGLLITLGGLIALFFSLSFVILPYDEAFLGLTREELIVINPTIFYFMAHDRMTLAGTMISGGVLYMQLARHAVMFGYHWARKAIHLGGTVGFLGILLFIAYGYFDWLHAIFWIVLLPFFMIGRRKTNYSNRSPISKNRTNHPTWKKSLWGQLCFVVLGFSFIIGGLVISFIGATNVFVPTDIDFICMTPDQLNDVNGRLISLIAHDRAGFGSALISVGLLVLMISLWGFHQGEKWIWKTLLIGGIPAFVSGIVTHFIIGYTTFIHILPAYFALFLYVTGLILSRSFFFETKRK
- the adhE gene encoding bifunctional acetaldehyde-CoA/alcohol dehydrogenase, whose product is MAVVEKLVKEKQPVTKMIDTLVENGLKALEEFRSFDQEMINEIVKQMALAGLDQHMPLAKLAVEETGRGVYEDKIIKNMFATEYVYHNIKYDKTVGIINENVHEGIIEIAEPVGVVAGVTPVTNPTSTTMFKTLISIKTRNPIIFAFHPSAQKCSSEAARVLRDAAIKAGAPENCIQWIETPSLEATQALMNHTKISMILATGGAGMVKSAYSSGKPALGVGPGNVPCYIEKTANLDQAVNDLILSKTFDNGMICASEQAVIIDKEIYADVKKEMIANNCYFLNDEEKEKVETLVINEQACAVNPKIVGMAASKIAALAGVTVPENTKILIAELKGVGPGHPLSREKLSPVLACYKVSNHKEGIKRAEEMLEFGGLGHSAVIHTNDQTVIKEFGLRMKAGRIIVNAPSSQGAIGDIYNAYIPSLTLGCGSYGGNSVSTNVGAIHLINIKKVAKRNVNMQWFKVPSKIYFEKNSTQYLAKMPKISKAFIVTDPGMVKLGYVDKVLYYLRKRPDYVHCEIFSEVEPDPSIETVMKGAEMMAKFQPDVIIALGGGSAMDAAKGMWLFYEYPDTEFFGLKQKFLDIRKRIVKYPHLGERAQFVAIPTTSGTGSEVTSFSVITDKEANIKYPLADYELTPDVAIIDPQFVMTVPKHITADTGMDVLTHAIEAYVSCMANDFTDGLAMKAIQLVFEYLPRAYKNGSDEEAREKVHNASTIAGMAFANAFLGINHSLAHKLGAEFHIAHGRANAVLLPHVVRYNATKPIKFTAFPKYNHFKADKRYAEIARTLGLPAKTTEEGVESLVQAIIKLAKELEIPMSLEANNIDKTEFEGKIDFLADRAFEDQCTTANPKLPLVTELAEIYRQAFKGV